The genomic region GGCTCTACCAAACCACACCGTTCGGGCAGCGGGAGGTTCACGGCTTCCTGAAATCACAGCTCGACGCTTCCATAAACGACAAGATTCGTCTTTTGCCGGACTCAAGCCCCGAAGGACAGCTCTTCATCGGCCTCAAGGAGCAGCCGGACGCCGCCTTTCTGGATCTGCTGATTCAGGTGGACGAGGGCAGCGCAAACCCACTGAAAGAGATCGAATATGTTACCTGGAGTCTGCTGGAGGCGGATCACTGGCGTGACCTGACCGCTGAGGAGATCCTCTTTGACGAAAGCAACGGCCTGCTCACCTCCGGAATTCTGCGTGTCAATATTCCTGCCCGCCCCCCGCAGACCAACACCTGGATGCCGGAGGGGCTAACCTGGCTGCGAGCCAGGGTAGAGGACAACAGCGATGCGGTCTGCCACCTGATCGATCTGCACCCTCAGGCAGCCTCCGCACACCTGCTGGATGCAGAGAAAAATCCCCCGCATCTGACTTCATCGCTGCCACCGAAGTCGATCGGCAAACCCGTAAAACCTCTGGATGGCATCAAAGGGGCCAACCAACCCTATGCTTCGATCTGCGGCCAGGCGAAGGAGAGCGACCAAACCTTCTATACCCGGGTCAGTGAACGTCTGCGCCACAAACAGCGGGCAGTCACGCTCTGGGACTATGAGCGACTCGTACTGCAGGCATTTCCCGAACTCTTTCGGGTAAAATGCCTGCCCCACCTGCCGGGCCCGGGACATGTCTCTCTGGTGGTCATTCCCGACATCCGTCAGCGCAAGGCCTACGACCCGCTGCAGCCTCGTATCGACAAGGACACTGAAAGCAGAATCGACCAACTGCTGGCGGCACTCAACAGCCCCTTTGCCAGCGCCAAGGTTTTTAATCCGGACTACGAAAAAATTCGCCTCGACATCGCGGTCGCCTTCAAACCGGAGTACCCGTTTGGCGCTGCCAGCCAGGCACTGCAGAAAGCACTGCAAAAGCACCTTGCCCCCTGGACCGGCGACGAAACGAGGATGCCCGCGTTTGGCGGACACATCCACAAAAGCATGCTGCTGGCCTTCATTATGGACCAACCCTCCATCGACTATGTGCAGCAGCTGAAGCTCTACCATCTAACCACCGAAGAGACTCCCGAGGTCGACCGGGATGAAGTGGTTTCACAGAATCCGAAGGCGATACTGACCAGCCATCACCAACACACCATCCGCGATGCGGCCAGCGGGGGAAGCGCATGAAAGAGTCCCTCACCATTCGCCGCGATCCGAGCAGGGCAGAAGCACTCGATTATGCCCAGCTGCGCCAATCAGGCCTGGAGCATATCGAGGCGCTGAGCCACGACTTGTGGACCGACTACAATGCCCACGACCCTGGCTTCACCATCCTGGAACTGCTCTGCTACGCCATCACAGACCTGAGCTACCGCACCCGCCTGCCGATGGCCGATCTGCTGGCAGTCCCGGCTGATGCAGACGCTGAAACGCAACGGAGGCATCAGGCCCTGCAGCAGCACAGTACCCTGCTCTCTGCACTGGAGATCCTGCCCACAGAACCGGTCAGCGCCACCGACCTGCGCAAACTGATCATCGACCAGGTGCCGATGGTGCGCAATGTCTGGATCGAGCAGGACAACAGCGTCAATTACTTCGTTGACTGCAGCAAAGGCACCCAGTCGACAATTGCGCCACCAGAGGATCACAACCAGACCGAATACAGACTCAACGGCCTCTACCGGCTGCGGGTGGAGCCTCACGACCGCATCACCAAGAAGCTGACAAAACAGGTCACCACCGACGTCGCCAAAGTCTTCCACCAGCACCGCAACCTTTGCGAAGACCTGGCAGGGATCGATCTGATCCGCGAGCAGGCTATCCGGGTCTGCGCCGACATTGAACTGACCGAAGAGGCCGATATCGATCTGACCTGCGCCCGCATCATCCACGCCATGCAGCAGCGCCTGTCACCACCGGTTCCCCGCTACACCCTGCAGCAGCTGCTGAAAAAGGGTTTGGCACCGGATGAGATCTACTCCGGCCCACAACTCGACCACGGTTTCCTGCTGGATGATGATCTGCAACAGGCCGAGTTGCCAACCCAGGTCAATGCCGCCGACCTTATTGATGCAATAGTCAAAACAGCGGGCGTGACGGCGGTGCGTAAGCTGGTCCTGCAATCGGGCGCAGCCACCAAACCATCCGGCGATCCCTGGAATATCGAGCTGGAGAGTAACCGCAGACCGGTTTTCGACATCGAACAGAGCGCGCTGCACTTCTTCAAGGATCTGCTGCCCTACCGGGTGGATCCGGACGAAGTCGCAAAGGCACTACTGCAGCTACAGCAAGAGGCCCGGCAACAGCGGGCCACAACCAGTGACCTGCCGACCCCGGACAGCCGTTCCGTCGCGGTAGAGAGCTATCTCTCCATCCAACACGAACTGCCACCGGCTTACGGCGTCGAGCCCACCGGACTACCGAGTCACGCTACCAAGACCCGGCAGAGTCAGGCCCGACAACTGCAGGGATTTCTCCTGCACTTCGATCAGCTATTGGCCAACTATCTCACTCAGTTACGCCAGATCGGCAGCCTATTCTCCGCCGACCCTGCGCTGCGCCACACCTACTTTTCCCAGGTAGTCCCCGGTGTCGGCGAGGTGAGTGAACTGGTCGATCCCAAGAGCCACGGAGACTATGCGACATTGCTGGAGGCACTGGACCGGCAGTCGGAGCCGGACAGCAGACGCCGCAACCAGTTCCTCGATCATCTGCTGGCCCGTTTTGGTGAACGATTTACTGAATACGCTCTGCAGATGCAGCGTCTGCGATTGGAGAACAACGGCCTGCGGCTGATCCAGGAGAAGGCGCGTTTCCTGCAGGAGTATGCGCTCTTGAGCCGCCGTCGCGGCAGTGCTTTCGACATCACCGACCGGGATCAGATCTGGGGCAGCTGCACGAATATCCCCGGGATACAGCATCGGGTGGGGCGCCTGCTCGGCTTCCGCAGCATCCGTCGCCGCAATCTGTCCCTGCTCGACACCGACCTCTACGAACAGATCGATCAGGATAGTGACAACGACTTCCGCTTCCGCATAAAGGACAACCTGAGCAACAAGATCCTGCTCAGCAGCAGCACCAAATACAAGACACTGGAAGATGCTGTCAGAGAGCTTCGCATCGCGCTGGACTTCGGCCGATTCGAAGCGTCCTACCAGCCAGAGACTGCAAAAAACGGCAGACACTATTTCAATCTGGTGGATGATAAACAGGAGATCATCGCCCGGCGCATCGAGTATTTCGACACAACGGAGTCGCGGGACGCCGCCCTTGCCGGGACGAGAGAGGCGATCAACCGGGTCTACGACGCCGAAGGAATGCACGTCGTCGAAAATCTGCTGTTGCGCCCACGCAAATTCAGAACACCGGCTGATTCGGCCCTGGTCGGGGACAACTTCATCTCGGTCTGCCCCGACAGCGATTGCGGGACAGCAGGAGAACCGATCGACCCTTACTCCTGCCAGGTCCAGATTTTAGTCCCGGCCTATGCGCCGCGCATGCACGATATCAACTTCCGCCATTTCGTCGAACGCACCATTCGCATGGAGATGCCCGCCCACATCCTGCCACGCATCTGTTTCGTGGACGCCGAACAGATGGCCAATTTCGAAGAGCATTACCGCGCCTGGCTCGACTATCGGGCACGCCACCCCGCCGGAGAGGTAAAAAGCAGCCGGCATCTGAACAGATTAATCGCAGTCCTGCAGCAGATACACAGCGTCTACCCGACCGGTGAACTGCACGACTGCCAGGAAGATGAGGGTGAAAGGCCGATCCTCCTGAACCGGACCCATCTGGGCAATGAACCAGGGAACTAGCTACAGGTAGCTGCCATGAACGACAAAATCGAACTCACCTCACTGAATGAACCTGTGCCGGACTTCGACTACTTTGCCGACAACCAGGTACTCACCGCCGGCCAACTCAACCGGGCAGTCGATTTTCTCGATGGCCAGCATCGACTCACCCGCGCCCGTTTGCTGGGCCAGGGTATTGTCTGTGGACTCACATTCCAGGCTACGGCAAACCGGGTGGCGCTTGAAGCGGGAGTCGGCGTTACCAGCGAGGGGGATCTGCTGCAGATACCCGAGACACAAGGCTTTACCCACTATCGGATCTTCACGGACGATTCAGCGAAATACCCGCCTTTCCACACCAGAAGGATTGTCAGGAAAAAAGCCGTGATAGGCGGCAGTCGACTGCTGGTACAACCGCGCCTGGAAGTTCAGCCACTCAGACCAGGCATCCAGCCGATTGAACCGATTCTGGACATTCAACCGCTCAAGCCCGGCAGCCAACTGATCGAACTGTTGCAGGATGGAAGTGAAGCGGATGCACAGCCACTGAGCCTGACAAGGGCTCAGCTCGCTCAACTGGTATTGGTGCTCTATCAGGAGACCTATATCAAGGAGAACGATCTCTGTAACGCCAGTGACTGCGACAACCGTGGCCCGACCCGCACTGCCAACCTCAAACTGTTGCTGGCGCCTAAGGACCTGCTGTCGAAGCTCCCGCTGACACCAAAGGATGAGTATCTGGCAATGAATGAGGTGGACGCCCCCCGCCTCGATCTCGACATCGGCACGATCAATCAATACGACGGCAACAACGGTCTGGCCAAGCGTTACATCACCGCCATCGACAAGATGAAGCTCGATCTGGGCAAAGCGTTTGATGACGCCCCCGCCAGTGGCCTGTTCACCTCGACCATGCAGCAACTCTACAGCAGCGGCAAGTGGAGTCAGCGCCTGAACCAGGCGCGTTTCCAGGTCACCACCAACAGCCAGGGCATCCAGTATGTCTACAGCTTCTTCAAGGATCTGATCGAAGCCTATCACGAGTGCAGGGAAGCGCTGTTCGAACTGGACGATAACTGCATGGGCGACCCCACCAGTTTCTCCAAACATCTGGTGCTTGGCCTGGCCCACAAAAGGGGGGAGGTGGATGATGCCTATCGCTACCGCTTCCAGGCAACCCCAATACTGCGTGCCGAAAATGAAAAAAAGGGACGATTCGTGTTTCTGCTACGCCGCATGGACGCCATGCTGCGCCACTTCAAAAAACCGTCTGGCGAGATCCGCCTCTCACCCTCCCGCAAAGCCATTGCCTCGCTGGGAGAGCGTGCCATCCCCGCCTATTTCGACACCAACAGTCAACCCCGAATCAACGAGCTATGGAACTTCGACCTGAGCCGTAAACAACGCAGCGACCGGATTCCAGGTTATGGCATGAACGACTACAGCAACCACACCCACGACTCGTTCTACCGCCAATCCATCGATGATTACGACTTCATCCGCATCGAGGGTCATCAGGGCAGGAAGGTCAAGGATGTGCAGACTGAGTTGGAAACCATGGCCCGCAGGCACAATCTGGCCTTCAAGGTGGAAGCCATTCAGCTGGAAGATGCCGACCCGGTATTCATTCGTCCTTTTCACTTTCCCGACATCGATATCCTGTTCAATCTGCAGAAGGCGGATATACGCCACACCCTCAAACAGGCCGGTCGGTTCGGCACCGATCTGCAGCAGACTGTTTTGCAGGACAGTCGCGTCGATGAACTGGAGCCGACCACTCCCAAAGCACTTTTCTCCGCGCCCCGGCAGAGAGCAGGCCAGTTGCAGCTAAATGTCGCCGAAGCCATCCCCTTCATGCCGAAAAAACTGGTGGATGCAGAGTTCAACAAAGCGAAGGTCACGGCGTTTCACGAAAAAGTGAACATCTGCGCTGTTCAGGCCAAGGCGGTGAGTACCGACATCAAAAAGGTCGCCCGGCCGATCCTGCCCACACCGGCAGGATCACTGCTGGATGGAAGCAAATTTCTCAACCTCGAAAAGCTTCTTGATCTCTGGGAAAGACGCAAAAAGAAGGTGCGCAAGGAGTCGATCTTCGATCGTTTTCTGAAACACCACCCCGGCCTGGAGCATCAGGGCGGCGTACCCAGAGGCGGAACGTTTGTGCTGGTGTACGACGCATCCGGGAGTCGGGTGCTGGCGGATTTCTGTCTGCCCTATTACAGCTACTTCGATCCATCGATCCTGGAACCCGAGGATGAGCCGGCACCGGAATTAGACCTGCCGGTCTTCAAACCGCCTGTCTGGTGGATAGACAAGATAGACATGCCCATCTTCACCATCCAGGGCATTCAGCTCAAGGACACGCTGAACCTGGTGGATACACGGATAACCACCGCGAAGGAAGATCTTCAAATGGAGATTTCCTACCAAACCCAGATCATCGAATCTCAGTTCACAGGATTCAATGTCGGCAGTGGTTTCTACGCCGCTGCGCAAACCCCTGATTACGGTTCGTGGGGGCAGACGCCCGGAATTGCAGGACAATATGGTTTCGATCGGGAACAGACTCTGGTGATAGCAGAGATACTCAGGGCGCAAAGAGAGAAAAGTGCCATCGAAGAACGTATGGATAAGGGCCTCGCTGTGAGCGGTGACGAGGAAAAATTCATGGACACGGAGCAACGTCTCGCGGAACTGATCGTAAAGGCTTCAAAAACCTCCCGTGTCAATGACACAAACGCCACACCCACCGCTGCCGACAAGCAGTTCATGAGTAGTGTGCGCGATGCCGCCCTCGATCTGTCGGGTTCTGAAGCACGCCAGATGGTCGGCGAGGAATTTTCGACCATCCAAGAGGGTACAGGTACCAGTGAGATGAATACTATGATGAAAGGAAAACTGGGCCAGATATCCGGTGCCTTTTAGCCGGATTGAAGACAGGCCATGTCCAGACATCAGGTGCAGAAACAGACCTTCGAAATCCGGGTTCCCCGCCAGGAGGATGCCCGGAGTCTGCAGGATCGCCTCTCCACCTTTGGTAATCACAAGCTGCCGATCATCCTCGATGAGATTTTTGAGAAACAGACAGCGGGTACTGACCGTGCCTGGCGTATCGACCGTCTGGAGATCGACCTCGGCCATCTCTCGGAAAAGGCGCTGGAGTCCCAACTCACAGAGAGCATACGCCGCAAACTGACAAAAGCGCTTGAAAAATATCGACAGTCACAAGAGAGATCCGGCCAGAAGAGCGACCAGCCAACAGAAAGGCTCTCTCTCCAGCAGCGCTCTCTTGAAAGCCTGCAATACTATCTGAAACACGGTGTCTTGCCCTGGTGGTCTGAAAAACCGCCGCCCTGGATGGAGTCTCAACATCTGGCGCAACTGCTGCAGAGGCCAGACACTTTGATCAAGACACTCTCAGTCGTGATCAATGAAAGCCCGCCCGCGCTCGAACGGCTGATGCAGCACATCCCGCCTGCATTGATCGCCGGGATCATCGAGCATGGGGTCCCCGCAGGAGAGGCTCAATCCATCCGAAAACTGGCAGCAAAAGCGACCTGGACAAGCGGCGATACAGAGAAGTTGCTTTTTCTCATTGCACTGAGCCGTTCCCGTGCAGAAAACAGGGAGACGGCAGCGGCTATTATCGCCCGGCACTTTTCCCGACAGGCTCTGCTTGGTCTGTATGAAACACTCGTCAGGCGAATCGGTAGACGAGCGACAGAAACAACACCTCACTGGCAGCAGTCACTGGCCACACTTCTACAGCAGGCAACCGGCAGCCAGAGTGATACCGGCAAACCCAAACCGCCAGCACCTGAAGCAAACGCCGAAAATCGCAGCAAAGCCGGTCACAAGCGGACTGAATCCCACGCTGATTTCAAACTTCGGAGACCATCCAAAACCCCAGACGAGTCTGAAGCAATAGCGTTAATCCAACTGACAGACCGCATCGATGAGACCATCCAGGAGAGTGGCGACACTAATAAAGCCAGCGATACCCAAGTCTATGTCGAGAGCGCAGGAATCATCCTGCTGTCGCCTTTCCTGCTGCCACTGTTCGAGGGCACAGGACTGGTCGTCGATAAATCCTTTGTCAACGCTCAAGCCCGTCATCAGGCGGTCTATCTGCTGGAGTATCTTGTCTGGGAAGAAAACCAACACGTCGAGTACGATCTGGCACTGGAAAAATGCCTTTGCGGCATTCCCACTGAAGTACCACTGATTTCTAATTCGCCCACTGACGAACAAAAGGGTGAGTGCAACATACTGCTTAAGGCGACCATCGATCACTGGAAGGCCTTGAAATCCACCAGTCCGGACGGCTTGCGGGAGGCATTTCTGCAGCGTGAAGGCCGTCTGGAACCCAAAGCGAACCCACCCAGGCTCAGGGTCAACCCGATGCCCCAGGATATGCTGCTGCAACGTCTGCCATGGAGCTACAGCATCATCAAACTGCCCTGGATGGATCAACGTCTGCACGTGGAGTGGGGCTGAGTCATGTCGACCCACGCCGACAAACAGCAGCGATCAAACCGAATCAGTCGGCAATCCTTCTTTAACCATCAGGGTGCAAAACCGGAAAAAAGCTTTATCTCCACCAATCCGGTGCAGGCAAAACTCAAGGTCAGCAAACCCAACGATCCCCACGAAGTTGAGGCAGAGGCGATGGCGGATCATGTCGTTGCACGGCTGGCTACCCCCGCCTTCTTTCATAGCGACCAGGCTCCCGGCAGCCAGCTGAATCGTCAGCCGGAAGCAGAGGAGGAAGAAGCACTTCAGCCCCTCATGCGGCAGCCTCTCGAAGAGGAGGAAGAAGCGCTTCAGCCACTCATGCGCCAACCCCTCGAAGAGGAGGAAGAGACGCTTCAGCCCCTCATGCGACAGCCCCTCGAAGAAGAGGAAGAAGCGCTTCAACCTCTCATGCGCCAACCCCTCGAAGAGGAGGAAGAGGAGCTTCAGACACTCCAACGACAACCCGAAGAAGAAGAAGAGGAGTTGCAGACACTCCGGCGACAGCCCGAAGAGGAAGAGGAGGCGTTGCAGACACTCCGACGGCAGCCCGAAGAAGAAGAGTTGCAGGCACAGCCTGAAGAAGATGAAGAGGCCGTGGACCGCACTCCCAAACACTATCGTTACCGATCCGGCGTGCCGCCACCCTTTCCACGGGCTGCCCGCACTTTCGGCGGCGACCCAATCCACAGATTCCGTCAGGCACCGGCAAAAATTCACCTGTCTGCTGGTGTGGCAGTTAACCACCAGCGACGTTACCGGTCGCCCAGACGTGCCCTGCATCGATCAGCGGCAGCCCGCGGCCCACCGGAGCCAGGTCCGGGTTTTCGCTCGCACCTGCAAAACTCAAAGGGTGCCGGACACTCGATGCCATCGACGCTGCGCCAACCGATGGAGTCCGCCTTCCAGGCAGACTTCAGTCGTGTGCGCCTGCATACCGGCCAGCGCGCCGCCTCGATGAGCGGACAGATCAATGCCCAGGCATTCACCCACGGTAGCCACATCTACTTTGGACAGGGTCGTTATGCGCCGGAATCGAGCGCAGGCAAACATCTGCTCGCCCATGAGCTGACCCATGTCGTGCAGCAGGGCGGTGCTGTGCAACGCCGTCCGGCTACTCCAGGCATTCAGAGAAAGGCGACACGTTCCGGCGGTAGAATCACCCGCGCACCACCTTCCATCCAGCGTCTGCCCGACTTCATCGGCAGACGGCTCAACAGCTACGCCCGCTACATCCCCGGATATACCCTGCTTACCGTCCTCATCGGCTATAACCCGCTACTTGGCCAACTGGTTGCCCGCACCCCACGAAACCTGCTGCAAGGTTTCATGGGGCTGGCCTCTGTACTAGGCACCCGGCTCTTCGACAAGCTGACTGAACTTGGCATCGTCGACGACGCATTCAACTGGGTCAATGCCCGTCTGCAGACACTCAGGCTCAATATAGATCGGGTAGAAGGACTGATTCGGCAAGCCTACGACCGAATGGATTTTCTCCGCCTCGACCCCATTGCCTATAACCGGCGTGTGCTGGTCAACACATTCTCACCCCTGGTCAGTGACGTCCGCCGTTTCGCCGGACAGTTGGTCGACAAGGTGGTGGAGCTGATCAAAAACGCCCTGCTCAACACCCTGCGCAGTCTCGCCTCGGCGCTGCCCGGCTACCGGCTGATAACCATGATCATCGGTAGCGATCCGTTAACCGATGCACAAGTGATCGCCACCACGGCACAGATCATCGCCGAGTTCCTGACCCTGATCGGCGCCACCCAGGAACTGGAAAAGATGCGGGAGCATGGTGCGCTGGAACGCACTGCAGCCTGGATCGACCTGCAGTTGGCCCTGCTCAATTTCAACATCGCCGAGATCTCCGCACTCTTTACCACTGCCTGGAACAGCTTTTCGATCCAGGATGTATTCAATCCGGTGGCCGCCTTCAACCGCGTACTCAATATCTTCGCACCGTTCATCAGCCGGGCATTCCGCTTTGCCCACAACGTTGCCACGACAGTCCTGAGCTTCATCAAGGATGCCCTGCTCGATTGGCTTTCACGTCACGCCAGCAGCGTGCCTGGATTCCACCTGTTTACGGTAATCATCGGCCGGAATCCGTTCACACAGCAGCCGGTACCACGTACTGCCAGCAACTTCATCCGCGGGTTCCTCAGTTTCGTGCCGGGTGGTGAGGAGAAGTTCCGGAATCTGCAACAGTCCGGCGCCATCGAACGGGCTATGGCCTGGCTCAACGTACAGATCGCGCGGCTGAATCTGACCTGGACCATGATCCGTGCGCTCTTCACACAAGCCTGGAACAGCTTTTCCATTACCGACCTGCTCGACCCGGTGGCGGCATTCCAGCGCATCGTCGCACTGTTCCGGGCACCGGTGCGCCGCATCATCCGCTTTGCCGCAGCTGTGGCGGAGAAGATCCTGGAATTCATTTTTGAAGGGGTGATGGGGGCCGGTGGCGCACGGGTGCTGGCGATCCTCAAACGCGGCCGTGACACCTTCATGACCATCATCAACGATCCAGTGGCCTTTATCCGCAACCTGATCCAGGCGATGGTGCGGGGCTTCCGTCAATTTGCAGGCAACATCCTGACCCACCTGCGCAACGGACTGGTGGGCTGGCTGCTGGGTGCACTGGAGGGTGCTGGTCTGCAACTGCCCCAGACCTTCAACCTGCAGGGCATCATCTCCCTGGTGCTGCAGATCCTCGGCATCACCTACACCCGCATTCGTCCACGGCTTGTACGACTGTTGGGTGAGGCCAATGTCTCACGACTGGAGACCCTCTTCGGATTCCTGCGCACCCTGGTCACACAGGGGCCGGGGGCCGCCTGGCAGCAGATCGTGGAGTTCATCCAGGGCAATCTGCGTGAGATCGTGATGGGCGCCATCCGCAACTGGGTGATCACCCGGGTGGTCACAGCCGCCATCACCCGCCTGGCCACCATGTTCAATCCGGCCGGGGCGGTAATCCAGGCGATCCTGGCTATCTACAACACCATCATGTTCCTGATCGAGAGAATCAACCAGATCATGGCGGTGGTGAACTCCGTGATCGACTCGGTCAGCAACATCGCCGCCGGACGCCTTGATCAGGCAGCCAACTACGTCGAACAGACTATGGCACGCACCATCCCGGTGGTGATCAGTTTCCTCGCCCGCCTGATGGGACTCGGCGGCATTGCCGGACGTATCCGCTCGATTATCCAACGCATCCAGGCCAGGGTGGACAGTGCCATCGACCGGGTGGTGGATTGGATTGCCCGGCAGGGACGGCGACTGCTGGCCGGGGGACGCGCAGCGGCGGGACGTGCACGGGCGGCAGTTGCCGGTGTGATCAACTGGGCTGGATTCCGGCGCAGATTCAGTGCCGATGGGGCGAGCCATTCAGTCTACTTTCGGCGCCAAGGCAGCCAGCAGCAGTTGTTAATCGCCAGCGTCCCGCGACCTGCCATGCAGTTTCTGAACGAATACAAGGCGGCGCGGAACAATCTTTCAGGAACCGGGCAGCAAACCAAGCTGCAGAAGTGGAACCAGGCACGCGATCATGTGCAAAACAATATCGTGCCACTGGCAAGAGAGATCCAGCAGGCGCAACGGAACAACGCCACCGCCGCACAAAAGGAGCAACTCAGACAACGGATGATGCAGCAGGAGGTCCAGTTGACCAACCTGCTGCGGCAACTGCTCTCCGGTGAGAGAAACTGGGGCAGGGTGCGGGAAAAATACCGGCTCGAAGGCATGGTCGGCACCTACGCCTCCATGCCCAGGGCCGTGAGCGACCGGATTACCCCGGACCACCAGCCGCAGAACACCGTGTTCACCCACGCAGCCTCGTTGCCCTGCTTCAGGACGAATCTGAATCCTAACTCCTCCGGCGCCCAAAATATGCAGCGCCATGCCGCGGGCCGAACCGCCCAGGGCTATGCCATCAACCTGCACCACTATCGGCATGTGCGCGGTCGAACCTATGGACGCTCCCCGACAGGTTTTATCAACAATGTCAGATCGCAGCTGAACAATACCCAGCCCGCCGATCTGCAACGCAGAATCGTCGTCAATCTGATTCGGGGGGAACTCAATGCCGACGTGCAGCAGATCAGACGTGAGGTGGGTTCACCCAGCAACGATTCAATCTGGCGGGATATCTACCAGGAACCCCAATACGGCACCCAGCAGGAGCGAGATCAGCTGATTCAACAGACACGGGGCCAAATCCGGTCGGGGCAGGGGCGTATCGCCAATCAGGACCTGGAACGATTCAAACCCTGATAAACAGTGGCTTGTCGGGTTACGCTGCGCTAATTCGACCTACATATAATCACATTCAGGCAGAAAAAAGATAATCCAGCATCAGTCCCAAAAACACCAACAACCCGAAGTTGTTGTTGTTGAGAAAAGCATCGAAGCAGGCCTTGGGTTCCCGCTCGCGGGTAAGAAGTTGTTGATGGACAAACAGGACGGCGCCTGCCGACAAGCCAAGATAGTAGAGCAAACCGCGTTCGACCAATACACCCACCCAGACCATCAGCCCCAACATTATCAGCTGCAGGAGGCCGATGATCAGAATATCGTGGCGACCAAACAGGATCGCGGTGGATTTCACGCCGATCTTGAGATCGTCATCCCGGTCAACCATGGCGTATTGGGTATCGTAGATCAGCGCCCACAACAGGGTGGCGGCAAACAGCACCCAGGCGACCAGGGGCAGAGACTCGCCCACTGCCATGAACGACATCGGCACCGCCCAGCCAAAGGCGGCACCCAATACCACTTGGGGCAAATGGGTGTAGCGCTTCATGAAGGGATAGACAGCGGCGAGAATCACCGCTCCCACCGAGAGCAGTTTGGTCTGCCAGTTGAGAAAGAATAGCAGCAGAAAGGCGATCAGACAGAGGATGACAAATACCCCCAGCGCCTCCTTGGGAGTGACCAGTCCCGCCGCGATCGGTCTTAGTCGGGTACGTTCCACCCGGCCATCGATATGGCGGTCGGCATAGTCGTTGATGGCGCAGCCGGCAGAACGCATCAGCGCCACGCCACAAATAAAAACCAGCACGATCTGCCAGGGGGGCTGGCCATCGCCCGCCACCCAGAGCGCCCAGAGTGTCGGCCAAAGCAGCAGCAGGATGCCGATGGGACGATTGAGGCGGATCAACAGCGCGTATCGACGCAGTCGCTCCTGCCAGGAGACCGGACCGGATTGTAGCGACTCAAGTTTGACTTCTGGCCCGCTCATCAACCTTCGTCCTGAGGGATATCCGGCAGGAATATCT from Gammaproteobacteria bacterium (ex Lamellibrachia satsuma) harbors:
- a CDS encoding DUF4157 domain-containing protein encodes the protein MSTHADKQQRSNRISRQSFFNHQGAKPEKSFISTNPVQAKLKVSKPNDPHEVEAEAMADHVVARLATPAFFHSDQAPGSQLNRQPEAEEEEALQPLMRQPLEEEEEALQPLMRQPLEEEEETLQPLMRQPLEEEEEALQPLMRQPLEEEEEELQTLQRQPEEEEEELQTLRRQPEEEEEALQTLRRQPEEEELQAQPEEDEEAVDRTPKHYRYRSGVPPPFPRAARTFGGDPIHRFRQAPAKIHLSAGVAVNHQRRYRSPRRALHRSAAARGPPEPGPGFRSHLQNSKGAGHSMPSTLRQPMESAFQADFSRVRLHTGQRAASMSGQINAQAFTHGSHIYFGQGRYAPESSAGKHLLAHELTHVVQQGGAVQRRPATPGIQRKATRSGGRITRAPPSIQRLPDFIGRRLNSYARYIPGYTLLTVLIGYNPLLGQLVARTPRNLLQGFMGLASVLGTRLFDKLTELGIVDDAFNWVNARLQTLRLNIDRVEGLIRQAYDRMDFLRLDPIAYNRRVLVNTFSPLVSDVRRFAGQLVDKVVELIKNALLNTLRSLASALPGYRLITMIIGSDPLTDAQVIATTAQIIAEFLTLIGATQELEKMREHGALERTAAWIDLQLALLNFNIAEISALFTTAWNSFSIQDVFNPVAAFNRVLNIFAPFISRAFRFAHNVATTVLSFIKDALLDWLSRHASSVPGFHLFTVIIGRNPFTQQPVPRTASNFIRGFLSFVPGGEEKFRNLQQSGAIERAMAWLNVQIARLNLTWTMIRALFTQAWNSFSITDLLDPVAAFQRIVALFRAPVRRIIRFAAAVAEKILEFIFEGVMGAGGARVLAILKRGRDTFMTIINDPVAFIRNLIQAMVRGFRQFAGNILTHLRNGLVGWLLGALEGAGLQLPQTFNLQGIISLVLQILGITYTRIRPRLVRLLGEANVSRLETLFGFLRTLVTQGPGAAWQQIVEFIQGNLREIVMGAIRNWVITRVVTAAITRLATMFNPAGAVIQAILAIYNTIMFLIERINQIMAVVNSVIDSVSNIAAGRLDQAANYVEQTMARTIPVVISFLARLMGLGGIAGRIRSIIQRIQARVDSAIDRVVDWIARQGRRLLAGGRAAAGRARAAVAGVINWAGFRRRFSADGASHSVYFRRQGSQQQLLIASVPRPAMQFLNEYKAARNNLSGTGQQTKLQKWNQARDHVQNNIVPLAREIQQAQRNNATAAQKEQLRQRMMQQEVQLTNLLRQLLSGERNWGRVREKYRLEGMVGTYASMPRAVSDRITPDHQPQNTVFTHAASLPCFRTNLNPNSSGAQNMQRHAAGRTAQGYAINLHHYRHVRGRTYGRSPTGFINNVRSQLNNTQPADLQRRIVVNLIRGELNADVQQIRREVGSPSNDSIWRDIYQEPQYGTQQERDQLIQQTRGQIRSGQGRIANQDLERFKP
- the ubiA gene encoding 4-hydroxybenzoate octaprenyltransferase, with the protein product MSGPEVKLESLQSGPVSWQERLRRYALLIRLNRPIGILLLLWPTLWALWVAGDGQPPWQIVLVFICGVALMRSAGCAINDYADRHIDGRVERTRLRPIAAGLVTPKEALGVFVILCLIAFLLLFFLNWQTKLLSVGAVILAAVYPFMKRYTHLPQVVLGAAFGWAVPMSFMAVGESLPLVAWVLFAATLLWALIYDTQYAMVDRDDDLKIGVKSTAILFGRHDILIIGLLQLIMLGLMVWVGVLVERGLLYYLGLSAGAVLFVHQQLLTREREPKACFDAFLNNNNFGLLVFLGLMLDYLFSA